A region from the Acipenser ruthenus chromosome 13, fAciRut3.2 maternal haplotype, whole genome shotgun sequence genome encodes:
- the LOC117417944 gene encoding ornithine aminotransferase, mitochondrial-like, whose amino-acid sequence MFSKLSVCASLATPVLSRQMHMVVCPASTAASKLKNMEKSLSAEEVFAREEKYGAHNYHPLPVALERGEGVYVWDVEGRRYFDFLSAYSAVNQGHCHPEIISALNAQATRLALTSRAFYNNVLGEYEEYITSLFKYNKVLPMNTGVEAGETACKLARKWAYTVKGVPKYKAKIIFANGNFWGRTLAAISSSSDPSSYDGFGPFMPGFEIIPYNDIPALERALQDQNVAAYMVEPIQGEAGVLVPDEGYLTKVRELCTRHNVLFIADEVQTGLARTGRRLAVDHENIRPDIVLLGKALSGGVYPVSAVLCDDEVMLTIKPGEHGSTYGGNPLACRVAIAALEVLEKEKLAENSEKMGKILRSELMKLPRDIVVAVRGKGLLNAIVIKETKGYDAWKVCLRLRDNGLLAKPTHGDIIRLAPPLVIKEDQVRECAEIIQKTILSF is encoded by the exons ATGTTTTCCAAGCTGAGTGTTTGTGCGAGCTTGGCCACGCCAGTGCTCAGCCGCCAGATGCACATGGTGGTCTGTCCTGCATCGACGGCTGCCTCAAAGCTTAAGAATATGGAGAAATCCTTATCTGCAGAGGAGGTGTTTGCTCGGGAGGAAAAATATGGTGCCCACAATTACCACCCGCTGCCTGTGGCTCTGGAGCGTGGCGAAG GAGTTTATGTGTGGGATGTTGAAGGCAGAAGGTATTTTGACTTTCTGAGTGCTTACAGTGCAGTGAACCAGGGACACTGCCATCCAGAGATCATTTCGGCTCTGAACGCACAGGCCACAAGACTTGCACTGACCTCGCGAGCATTTTACAATAATGTGCTGGGGGAGTATGAGGAGTACATCACCAGTCTCTTCAAATACAACAAAGTGCTGCCAATGAATACAG gTGTAGAAGCTGGAGAAACTGCTTGCAAGCTGGCCCGCAAATGGGCATACACTGTCAAGGGAGTtccaaaatacaaagcaaaaattaTCTTTGCAA atggCAATTTCTGGGGGAGGACATTAGCCGCTATCTCCAGTTCCTCAGATCCCAGCAGTTATGATGGATTTGGTCCGTTCATGCCTGGCTTTGAGATTATCCCGTACAACGACATACCAGCTCTAGag CGTGCACTTCAGGATCAGAATGTTGCAGCATACATGGTGGAACCCATTCAGGGTGAAGCGGGAGTGCTTGTTCCTGATGAAGGCTACTTGACCAAAGTGAGAGAGCTGTGCACCAGACACAAT GTCCTGTTTATTGCGGACGAGGTACAGACAGGGCTGGCTAGAACTGGCCGGAGACTGGCGGTCGACCATGAAAACATCAGGCCTGACATTGTTCTGCTAGGCAAGGCTTTGTCAGGAGGAGTTTATCCA gtttctgcagtgctgtgtgatgatgAGGTCATGTTGACTATCAAGCCTGGTGAACATGGCTCTACTTACGGAGGAAATCCATTGGCATGTCGGGTAGCTATTGCAGCTCTTGAG GTTCTTGAAAAGGAGAAGCTGGCTGAAAATTCAGAAAAGATGGGAAAAATCCTTCGATCAGAGTTGATGAAACTGCCCAGAGACATTGTAGTGGCTGTTAGAGGGAAAGGATTGCTGAACGCCATAGTCATCAAGGAAACCAAAG GCTACGATGCCTGGAAGGTATGCCTGCGCTTGCGTGATAATGGGCTCCTGGCAAAGCCCACTCATGGGGACATCATTAGACTAGCACCGCCTCTTGTGATCAAGGAGGATCAAGTGCGAGAGTGTGCTGAAATCATTCAGAAGACAATCTTGTCCTTTTAG
- the LOC117417878 gene encoding NK1 transcription factor-related protein 2-like, whose translation MLQLLWEIFRLRFAGFQTSNSIIPLSLDILDPNKFTCKNQNNYSPETRATGTRRLSQNQEETWERVAKNGAETDWNSEDQQRGKEERGEQLGTVIQKGHSDKPEERSLLTDTEPEVSLETDIKDGDDNGELEVDDSQDSLKQKRRSRSDQGCAKPRRARTAFTYEQLAALENKFGSTRYLSVCERLNLALSLSLTETQVKIWFQNRRTKWKKQNPGADNIIQTGANSLTTVGCSPSHPGSSGLNFQTFHTFNPGNMLFPTTGAVPLSSTGGLLNPFLNTAYLPPSFYTPHL comes from the exons ATGTTGCAGT TGCTCTGGGAAATATTCAGACTGAGATTCGCCGGCTTCCAAACGTCCAATAGCATTATTCCGTTGAGCCTCG ACATCCTGGACCCAAATAAATTCACCTGTAAAAACCAGAATAATTACTCACCAGAGACCAGAGCCACTGGTACACGGAGGCTTTCACAAAACCAGGAGGAAACTTGGGAGAGAGTGGCTAAGAATGGTGCTGAAACAGATTGGAACTCTGAAGACCAGCAGCGTG GTAAAGAAGAAAGAGGCGAACAACTTGGTACTGTAATACAAAAAGGCCACTCAGACAAACCCGAGGAACGCTCCCTACTGACCGATACAGAACCCGAGGTCTCATTGGAGACAGATATCAAAGACGGAGATGACAACGGCGAACTCGAAGTTGATGATTCTCAGGATTCCTTGAAACAAAAAAGACGCAGCAGGTCTGACCAAGGTTGCGCAAAGCCGAGGCGCGCGAGGACTGCCTTTACCTACGAGCAATTGGCGGCGCTGGAAAACAAATTCGGATCAACACGGTACCTGTCGGTGTGCGAACGCCTCAACCTCGCCTTGTCTCTCAGCCTGACAGAAACCCAAGTCAAAATCTGGTTTCAGAACAGGAGGACCAAGTGGAAGAAGCAAAACCCAGGGGCCGACAATATAATACAGACTGGAGCCAACTCACTGACCACTGTCGGTTGTAGTCCAAGTCACCCTGGGTCCAGTGGTCTCAACTTCCAGACTTTTCATACTTTCAACCCAGGGAATATGCTCTTTCCCACAACTGGTGCAGTGCCGTTATCATCCACTGGAGGACTCCTCAATCCTTTTTTAAACACGGCTTACCTACCACCATCATTTTACACACCCCATTTATGA
- the LOC117417879 gene encoding phospholysine phosphohistidine inorganic pyrophosphate phosphatase-like, with protein MHYYKETDGLKLDVGIYMKALESACDIEAELVGRPAKVFFQSALADMGVEPHQAILIGDDLVNDVGGAQQCGMKAVQVRTGKYRWDAKWPP; from the exons AT GCACTACTACAAAGAAACAGACGGCTTGAAGCTTGACGTTGGGATCTATATGAAGGCATTAGAG TCCGCTTGTGATATTGAAGCTGAGCTGGTTGGAAGGCCAGCCAAGGTGTTTTTCCAGTCAGCATTAGCAGACATGGGCGTCGAACCGCACCAG GCCATCTTGATTGGAGATGATCTGGTGAATGATGTCGGCGGGGCTCAGCAGTGCGGGATGAAGGCTGTACAAGTGAGGACGGGAAAGTACAG GTGGGATGCCAAATGGCCTCCATAG